The following proteins come from a genomic window of Natronosalvus vescus:
- a CDS encoding PUA domain-containing protein gives MTQHAGDGAGEAYADLRTIADYQFGAGAGEALFPADESLRIERTTSGRPQQIHADAGRLVSFGTDGRFTLGLEGGRRLQEVLEHPAYRVVVDDESEPFVRDGKNVFSKFVLEAGPEIRPGDEVLVVHERGDLLAVGRAELDGESILDFETGMAVNVRSGAESV, from the coding sequence ATGACCCAGCACGCTGGCGACGGTGCGGGCGAGGCGTACGCCGACCTCCGAACCATCGCCGACTACCAGTTCGGTGCCGGGGCCGGCGAGGCGTTGTTTCCCGCCGACGAATCCCTGCGCATCGAACGCACGACCTCCGGTCGTCCCCAGCAGATTCACGCCGACGCCGGCCGCCTCGTCTCCTTCGGTACCGACGGCCGGTTCACCCTCGGACTTGAGGGTGGGCGACGACTGCAAGAGGTCCTCGAGCACCCGGCCTATCGCGTCGTCGTAGACGACGAGAGCGAACCGTTCGTTCGCGACGGCAAGAACGTCTTCTCGAAGTTCGTGCTCGAGGCCGGCCCCGAGATTCGGCCCGGCGACGAGGTGCTCGTGGTTCACGAGCGGGGCGACCTGCTCGCGGTCGGGCGGGCGGAACTCGACGGGGAGTCGATCCTGGATTTCGAGACGGGGATGGCGGTGAACGTTCGGAGCGGTGCAGAATCTGTCTGA
- a CDS encoding class I SAM-dependent methyltransferase, which translates to MDDDAVDNESDGPANERKRATAAAFDDAAAHYLESDVHRRGADLERLADWCRDATRALDVATGAGHTAGAVADRGVNSVIAADAAPSMVATTLEAYDGLEGAVVDAERLPFASGAFDAVTCRIAAHHFPDPVEFVSAVARVLEPGGTFAFEDSVAPEDESLGTFINRVERLRDPTHVECYTIKRWLEWLRAAGFEIETTERMKKRLDFEDWADGQSCTGEPREEVERLLREASPDAKAAFDIEEVDGRVESFANHKCLIRARLLE; encoded by the coding sequence ATGGACGACGACGCCGTGGATAACGAATCGGATGGCCCCGCCAACGAACGAAAGCGGGCGACCGCCGCCGCGTTCGACGACGCCGCGGCACACTACCTCGAGAGCGACGTCCACCGCCGAGGGGCCGACCTCGAGCGGCTAGCCGACTGGTGCAGAGACGCGACGAGGGCGTTGGACGTCGCGACTGGTGCCGGACACACCGCGGGCGCGGTCGCCGACCGGGGCGTCAACTCCGTAATCGCCGCCGACGCCGCCCCGTCGATGGTCGCGACGACGCTCGAGGCGTACGACGGACTCGAGGGGGCGGTCGTCGACGCCGAGCGCCTGCCGTTCGCGTCCGGAGCCTTCGATGCGGTCACCTGTCGCATTGCGGCCCACCACTTTCCCGATCCCGTCGAATTCGTCTCGGCAGTCGCCCGCGTCCTCGAGCCCGGCGGCACGTTTGCCTTCGAGGACTCGGTAGCCCCCGAGGACGAGTCGCTCGGGACGTTCATCAACCGCGTCGAGCGGCTTCGCGATCCGACCCACGTCGAGTGTTACACGATCAAGCGGTGGCTCGAGTGGCTGCGCGCCGCTGGGTTCGAGATCGAGACGACCGAGCGCATGAAAAAGCGCCTCGACTTCGAGGACTGGGCCGACGGCCAGTCGTGTACGGGCGAGCCTCGAGAGGAGGTCGAACGGCTGCTTCGGGAGGCGAGCCCCGACGCGAAAGCCGCTTTCGATATCGAGGAGGTGGACGGACGGGTGGAGTCGTTCGCGAACCACAAGTGTTTGATCCGAGCGCGTTTGCTCGAGTAA
- a CDS encoding methyltransferase domain-containing protein — MDGETDDSSGSDGEAQSDDNIDRPPVVLIHDDREHLVQPGEEFGSDLGVLEVPPDVEPGQVLETHLGSEFRVRRLRGPDLFHHFERTGAPMVPRDVGLIIGETGVGVGDRVLDTGTGTGVLAASLARAGASVVSYERDPDFADVARENMALGGVDSDVDVRTGDLRDDLEDLSAGPGFDVLTLDTGNAPEIVAHAPDLLVEGGFVAVYSPFVETARAATETAREAGLSGIVTRETIQREMTFDERGSRPSTAPVGHTGYLLIARSE; from the coding sequence ATCGACGGCGAGACTGATGACTCGAGTGGATCCGACGGCGAGGCCCAATCCGACGACAACATCGACCGTCCACCCGTCGTCCTCATCCACGACGATCGAGAACACCTGGTACAGCCTGGCGAGGAGTTCGGCTCCGATCTCGGCGTGCTCGAGGTACCACCAGACGTCGAACCAGGGCAGGTACTCGAGACTCACCTGGGATCCGAGTTTCGCGTCCGTCGACTCCGCGGCCCGGATCTCTTCCATCACTTCGAACGCACCGGCGCGCCGATGGTGCCCCGCGACGTGGGGTTGATCATCGGCGAGACAGGCGTCGGCGTCGGCGACCGCGTTCTGGACACCGGCACCGGGACGGGCGTGCTTGCCGCATCGCTGGCCCGTGCGGGCGCGTCGGTCGTGAGCTACGAACGCGACCCCGACTTCGCCGACGTGGCCCGGGAGAACATGGCGCTGGGCGGCGTCGACTCGGACGTGGACGTGCGAACGGGCGATCTTCGGGACGATCTCGAGGATCTCTCGGCTGGCCCGGGATTCGACGTGCTCACACTCGATACGGGGAACGCCCCGGAAATCGTCGCCCACGCGCCCGACCTCCTCGTCGAGGGTGGGTTCGTGGCCGTCTACAGTCCCTTCGTGGAGACGGCCAGGGCGGCGACCGAGACTGCTCGGGAAGCAGGGCTCTCGGGAATCGTCACGCGCGAAACCATCCAGCGGGAAATGACCTTCGACGAGCGCGGCTCCCGGCCGTCGACGGCTCCCGTCGGTCACACCGGCTATCTGTTGATCGCTCGATCGGAGTGA
- the dapB gene encoding 4-hydroxy-tetrahydrodipicolinate reductase has translation MAIRVGITGAAGRMGRRVLAIVAERPDCEVAFAVNRRPDPERIGDVEIESALEFGPLLAEREPGVVVDFTGPESALEYAAACAEAGVAFVTGTTGFSAGERDQLESYGEQIPLLHAPNFARGVQTLVDIIGDAVASLPGYDVELVETHHNGKRDAPSGTANRLLEEIEAAGDFTGRTHGREGDQPRERGEIGVHALRAGDVTGEHEIVIAGNHEELRLTHRAEDRGVFAAGAVDAAVWLADQDPGQYDFSDVIAA, from the coding sequence ATGGCAATCCGGGTCGGGATCACGGGGGCCGCGGGCCGCATGGGCCGACGCGTCCTCGCCATCGTCGCGGAACGTCCCGACTGCGAGGTGGCCTTCGCCGTCAACCGGCGTCCCGACCCCGAACGAATTGGCGACGTCGAGATCGAATCCGCCCTCGAGTTCGGTCCCCTACTGGCCGAGCGCGAGCCCGGGGTCGTCGTCGACTTCACCGGCCCCGAATCGGCCCTCGAGTACGCCGCCGCCTGCGCGGAGGCCGGCGTGGCCTTCGTCACCGGCACCACCGGGTTTTCGGCCGGTGAACGCGACCAACTCGAGTCGTACGGCGAACAGATTCCCCTGTTGCACGCACCCAACTTCGCCCGCGGCGTGCAGACGCTCGTCGACATCATCGGCGACGCCGTCGCGAGCCTCCCGGGCTACGACGTCGAACTCGTCGAGACGCACCACAACGGCAAGCGAGACGCCCCGAGCGGGACGGCCAACCGACTGCTCGAGGAGATCGAAGCCGCCGGCGACTTCACCGGTCGAACCCACGGTCGGGAGGGCGACCAGCCACGCGAACGGGGCGAGATCGGCGTCCACGCTCTCAGAGCGGGAGACGTCACCGGCGAACACGAGATCGTGATCGCCGGTAACCACGAGGAACTGCGGCTCACCCACCGCGCCGAAGACCGCGGCGTGTTCGCCGCCGGCGCCGTCGACGCGGCCGTCTGGCTCGCCGACCAGGATCCCGGACAGTACGACTTTTCGGACGTGATCGCTGCATGA
- the dapF gene encoding diaminopimelate epimerase produces the protein MSAFADIEFGKYHGTGNDFLVIDAETYVPDRRALASRECDRETGVGADGILFLALEDRYNPPRVIMTLVQPDGSTAPMCGNGARVAGQWAMERTGSDEVMIDTQAGTRHAARDGDRIAVEMGEPTFDPPAVPIRADDPVLEESIEGLEVSVLNTGVPHAVAFVEDVDAVDLEAVAPPVRHAEDFPLGTNVTLASVDGDVKGEGEGGFRQRTFERGVEGETDACGTGAVAIAAAARRLDLVDADAIPISLPGGDLEIRFDGETATLLGPVEHEFDGEVQSTHFSSFDL, from the coding sequence ATGAGCGCCTTCGCCGACATCGAATTCGGAAAGTACCACGGAACGGGGAACGACTTCCTCGTCATCGACGCCGAAACCTACGTCCCCGACCGACGGGCGCTCGCCTCCCGCGAGTGCGACCGCGAGACCGGCGTCGGCGCCGACGGCATCCTCTTTCTGGCCCTCGAGGATCGCTACAACCCACCGCGGGTGATCATGACCCTCGTCCAGCCCGATGGCAGCACGGCCCCGATGTGTGGCAACGGTGCCCGCGTCGCGGGCCAGTGGGCGATGGAGCGCACCGGCAGCGACGAGGTCATGATCGACACCCAGGCCGGGACGCGCCACGCCGCCCGCGACGGCGACCGGATCGCCGTCGAGATGGGCGAGCCGACGTTCGATCCGCCGGCCGTCCCGATTCGCGCCGACGACCCCGTCCTCGAGGAGTCGATCGAGGGCCTCGAGGTGAGCGTCCTTAACACGGGCGTTCCCCACGCCGTCGCGTTCGTCGAGGACGTCGACGCCGTGGATCTGGAGGCCGTCGCGCCGCCCGTTCGTCACGCCGAAGACTTCCCGCTGGGGACGAACGTCACCCTGGCAAGCGTCGACGGCGACGTCAAGGGCGAGGGAGAGGGCGGTTTCCGCCAACGGACGTTCGAGCGCGGCGTCGAGGGCGAGACCGACGCCTGCGGAACCGGCGCGGTGGCCATCGCGGCCGCGGCCCGTCGACTCGATCTCGTCGACGCCGACGCCATCCCTATCAGCCTGCCCGGCGGCGACCTCGAGATCCGCTTCGACGGCGAGACCGCGACGTTGCTCGGCCCGGTCGAACACGAGTTCGACGGCGAAGTACAGTCGACGCACTTCTCGTCGTTCGACCTATGA
- a CDS encoding NYN domain-containing protein — protein sequence MSDIHPGQRVAVLVDAQNLYHTAQSIYSRNIDYSELLEGAVGERQLSRAIAYVIRADSPEEESFFEALYDIGFETKIKDIKRFSDGTKKADWDVGMSLDAVTLANHVDAMVLCTGDGDFSRLCSHLRHEGVKVEVMAFEASTAEELIAAADDFEDLGSDHETYLL from the coding sequence ATGTCGGATATCCATCCGGGCCAACGCGTCGCGGTGCTCGTCGACGCGCAGAACCTGTACCACACGGCCCAGAGTATTTATAGCCGCAATATCGACTACTCGGAACTGCTCGAGGGGGCGGTCGGCGAACGCCAACTCTCGCGGGCGATCGCCTACGTCATCCGCGCCGACTCGCCCGAAGAGGAGAGTTTCTTCGAGGCGCTGTACGATATCGGCTTCGAGACGAAGATCAAGGACATCAAGCGATTTTCGGACGGAACGAAGAAGGCCGACTGGGACGTCGGGATGAGTCTCGACGCCGTTACGCTCGCCAACCACGTGGACGCGATGGTGCTCTGTACGGGGGACGGCGACTTCTCGCGACTCTGTTCGCACCTTCGTCACGAGGGCGTGAAAGTCGAGGTGATGGCTTTCGAGGCCTCGACGGCCGAAGAACTGATCGCGGCCGCCGACGACTTCGAGGATCTGGGGTCGGATCACGAGACGTACCTGCTGTAG
- a CDS encoding 2,3,4,5-tetrahydropyridine-2,6-dicarboxylate N-succinyltransferase produces MTTLESDITDLWNRYQTDDVAAETATEGDYATLDAFLDALEAGEVRAAEPRDGTWEANAWVKQGILLNFGLRETRTREYGDVTYNDVLPLADSSDFGERGSRNTPDGTVVRRGAHVGSNCILMSPAFVNIGAYVGDGALVDSCDTVGSCAQIGANVKLGANTLIGGVLEPVESAPVVVEDGVSLGAGCRVTSGFVVGEDSVVGENTLLTPRIPVYDLVEEEILYGELPPERRAFTRFVESSIGEHDLFEGGAYKPAVVATALEDRTLERSEREEVLRDQ; encoded by the coding sequence ATGACCACGCTCGAATCCGACATCACCGACCTCTGGAACCGCTATCAGACCGACGACGTCGCCGCCGAGACCGCCACCGAGGGCGACTACGCAACCCTCGATGCCTTCCTCGACGCGCTCGAGGCCGGCGAGGTGCGGGCGGCCGAACCTCGTGACGGCACCTGGGAGGCGAACGCCTGGGTGAAACAGGGCATCCTCCTCAACTTCGGGCTACGTGAGACCCGCACCCGCGAGTACGGCGACGTCACGTACAACGACGTCCTCCCGCTCGCGGACTCGAGCGACTTTGGCGAGCGCGGCTCCCGAAATACGCCCGACGGAACGGTCGTCCGACGAGGTGCCCACGTCGGATCGAACTGCATCCTGATGAGTCCGGCGTTCGTCAACATCGGCGCGTACGTCGGCGACGGCGCGCTGGTCGACTCCTGTGACACCGTCGGCTCCTGTGCACAGATCGGCGCAAACGTCAAACTCGGCGCGAACACGCTCATCGGCGGTGTGCTCGAGCCCGTCGAGAGCGCCCCCGTCGTCGTCGAGGACGGCGTCTCGCTGGGAGCCGGCTGTCGGGTCACCTCGGGCTTCGTCGTCGGGGAGGACTCCGTCGTGGGGGAGAATACACTGCTCACGCCGAGAATCCCCGTCTACGACCTCGTCGAGGAGGAGATCCTGTACGGCGAACTGCCACCCGAACGGCGGGCATTCACGCGGTTCGTCGAATCATCCATCGGCGAACACGACCTGTTCGAGGGCGGGGCCTACAAGCCAGCCGTCGTCGCGACGGCCCTCGAGGATCGTACCCTCGAGCGCTCGGAACGAGAAGAGGTGTTACGAGACCAATGA
- the dapA gene encoding 4-hydroxy-tetrahydrodipicolinate synthase, giving the protein MTHDIDFTGVFPAMCTPFDADERIDFDTLQADARRLEAAGVDGLVPVGSTGESATLTHDEHVRVVEAVIDAVDDVPVIAGTGSNNTREALELSERAADAGADGLLLISPYYNKPEQQGLLEHYRTIADAVDVPQIVYNVPSRTGRTIEPDTVVDLASHPNIAGYKAAEGDLGAIGEIVERTTDQDFAVLSGDDPLNVPILSVGGNGAISVVANIEPERTVAKVGAALEGDYERARAIHHELGPLMRALFVETNPIPVNEAMEIRGYGPARMRSPLTRLDEEHRDHLEAVLEDLENRPVSRAEAE; this is encoded by the coding sequence ATGACACACGACATCGACTTCACTGGCGTCTTTCCGGCGATGTGTACGCCGTTCGACGCCGACGAACGCATCGACTTCGACACACTGCAAGCTGACGCCCGGCGCCTCGAGGCTGCCGGCGTCGACGGACTCGTTCCCGTCGGCTCGACCGGCGAATCGGCCACCCTGACCCACGACGAACACGTTCGCGTCGTGGAGGCGGTGATCGACGCCGTCGACGACGTACCGGTCATCGCCGGTACCGGCTCGAACAACACCCGCGAGGCCCTGGAGCTTTCCGAACGCGCGGCGGACGCCGGCGCGGACGGCCTCCTCCTGATCTCGCCGTACTACAACAAGCCCGAACAACAGGGACTGCTCGAGCACTACCGGACGATTGCCGACGCGGTCGACGTCCCACAGATCGTCTACAACGTCCCGTCCCGGACGGGCCGAACGATCGAACCCGACACGGTCGTCGACCTCGCGAGCCATCCAAACATCGCGGGGTACAAGGCCGCCGAAGGTGACCTCGGCGCGATCGGCGAGATCGTCGAGCGGACGACCGATCAGGACTTCGCCGTCCTCTCGGGTGACGACCCGCTCAACGTCCCGATCCTCTCGGTCGGCGGCAACGGTGCGATCAGCGTCGTCGCCAACATCGAACCCGAGCGAACCGTCGCGAAGGTCGGAGCCGCCCTCGAGGGGGACTACGAGCGCGCACGCGCGATCCACCACGAACTCGGCCCGCTGATGCGCGCGCTGTTCGTCGAGACCAACCCGATCCCCGTGAACGAAGCCATGGAAATCCGCGGCTACGGCCCGGCGCGGATGCGCTCGCCGCTCACCCGACTCGACGAGGAACACCGCGACCACCTCGAGGCCGTACTCGAGGATCTGGAGAACCGTCCCGTCTCCCGGGCGGAGGCCGAGTGA
- a CDS encoding M48 family metallopeptidase, with the protein MTDFGLKVRMAVVGAILFGFYMLVATFGLMMLGPGAWPIVLIGILILPVIQYKIGKWAALRGAEEMPEEGQFQQIHFMTESLSRKMGIDKPKLMVMDMGTPNAFATGRKGAGVVVVSTELIQLLDQDELEGVIAHELAHIKNRDVVAMVVGSSIAMMVGYVAYFAVLFGGQRNIATYVLAMVASMLANMLVMIFVLAISRYREYVADDDARQAIGSGDPLARALEKISRGAQGRESKLEDSVNAMAIFNADTSLLSQLFATHPPAEKRIQKLRN; encoded by the coding sequence ATGACTGACTTTGGATTGAAAGTTCGAATGGCCGTCGTGGGAGCGATCCTGTTTGGTTTCTACATGCTCGTCGCGACGTTCGGCCTGATGATGCTCGGCCCGGGTGCGTGGCCGATCGTCCTCATCGGGATCCTGATCCTGCCGGTAATCCAGTACAAAATCGGCAAGTGGGCGGCCCTCAGAGGGGCCGAGGAGATGCCCGAGGAGGGACAGTTCCAGCAGATTCACTTCATGACCGAATCGCTGAGCCGGAAGATGGGCATCGACAAGCCCAAACTGATGGTCATGGACATGGGTACGCCCAACGCCTTCGCCACCGGCCGCAAAGGCGCCGGCGTCGTCGTCGTCTCGACCGAACTGATCCAGTTGCTCGACCAGGACGAACTCGAGGGCGTCATCGCCCACGAACTCGCCCACATCAAAAACCGGGACGTCGTCGCCATGGTGGTCGGCAGTTCGATCGCCATGATGGTCGGCTACGTCGCCTACTTCGCGGTGCTGTTCGGCGGCCAGCGCAACATCGCCACCTACGTCCTCGCCATGGTCGCCTCGATGCTGGCGAACATGCTCGTGATGATCTTCGTGCTCGCCATCTCCCGATACCGCGAGTACGTCGCCGACGACGACGCCCGGCAGGCGATCGGCTCCGGCGACCCCCTCGCACGCGCCCTCGAGAAGATTTCACGTGGCGCGCAGGGCCGCGAGTCGAAACTCGAGGACAGTGTCAACGCGATGGCGATCTTCAACGCCGACACGAGCCTCCTGTCCCAGTTGTTTGCGACCCACCCGCCGGCCGAAAAACGCATCCAGAAACTCCGGAACTAA
- a CDS encoding SDR family NAD(P)-dependent oxidoreductase — translation MTNTLWILGGSGDIGRAVARRFGDEGRSVWLSARTPARLQDAADELVADGIDARATRADAARRDDVTRAVPRLEELTDSVTVFVYNITPQHDPDERPLEGYLRHTVEGFATAVDALFDAGMGAEQVVVPTSSRARNPDRLSPASYAAKQALFGYLRGISSERETTGTVLWLGRRGTETDWRWLRPQEMAESAWESYEDRPDELLVGDLY, via the coding sequence ATGACGAACACGCTGTGGATTCTGGGCGGATCGGGGGACATCGGCCGCGCCGTTGCCCGTCGGTTCGGTGACGAGGGGCGGTCAGTGTGGCTGAGCGCCCGTACACCTGCTCGACTGCAGGATGCCGCCGACGAACTGGTCGCCGACGGCATCGACGCACGAGCGACCCGGGCGGATGCGGCACGGCGGGATGACGTGACGCGTGCGGTGCCCCGACTCGAGGAACTGACGGACTCCGTGACGGTGTTCGTCTACAACATCACCCCGCAACACGATCCCGACGAGCGGCCGCTCGAGGGGTACCTCCGCCACACGGTCGAGGGGTTCGCGACCGCCGTGGATGCGCTGTTCGACGCCGGGATGGGGGCCGAGCAGGTGGTCGTCCCGACTAGCTCGAGGGCCCGGAATCCGGATCGCCTCTCACCGGCTTCGTACGCGGCGAAACAGGCGTTGTTCGGCTACCTCCGGGGGATCAGTTCTGAGCGAGAGACGACGGGAACGGTACTGTGGCTGGGTCGACGCGGAACGGAGACCGATTGGCGATGGCTGCGCCCCCAGGAGATGGCCGAGAGTGCCTGGGAATCCTACGAGGATCGACCCGACGAACTGCTCGTGGGGGATCTGTACTGA
- the lysA gene encoding diaminopimelate decarboxylase, with product MTAADSGVSNPPVRRLGDWDGSQLRALAEAHDTPLYVLDRGRVRENYARLEAAFPDAEILYAAKANALGYVLETLLEAGAGIECASAGELARALEAGATGEQVHYTAVNPPAADLDVAVEAAAENPDLTITVGANDTIDRLVERGYDGRLCLRVNPGIGAGHHEKVRTGADAKFGLPADRAVETLVDAAERGFDVVGIHAHVGSGVSGDDLEDHRAFVSRIGDLAREVAGAVGGLEFVDVGGGFGVPYREDDPALDLEAVAAATREALGEVPGSAAGETETEGDSTLRNGRNARLTIEPGRYLVADAGVLLTRVNTVKDAPETTVVGVDAGMTTLARPAMYGSFHAIRNLTVDANGRPTREQTVTGPICESSDVFCTDRALPETVRGDLLAIGNAGAYGYEMASTYNSRPRPASVVLEADGDARLSRRRETIEDVVRLERHVLDSELQADESPQEVSR from the coding sequence ATGACCGCAGCCGATTCGGGGGTATCGAACCCGCCAGTTCGCCGCCTCGGCGACTGGGACGGGAGCCAGCTTCGAGCGCTGGCCGAAGCTCACGACACCCCGCTGTACGTGCTCGACCGCGGGCGCGTACGGGAGAACTACGCCCGACTCGAGGCGGCGTTCCCCGACGCCGAAATCCTGTACGCCGCGAAGGCGAACGCCCTCGGATACGTCCTCGAGACGCTCCTCGAGGCGGGTGCGGGCATCGAGTGTGCCTCCGCCGGCGAACTCGCCCGCGCGCTCGAGGCCGGGGCGACGGGCGAACAGGTGCACTACACGGCGGTCAATCCACCAGCCGCCGACCTCGATGTGGCCGTCGAGGCCGCCGCCGAGAACCCCGACCTGACGATTACGGTCGGCGCGAACGATACGATCGACCGATTGGTCGAACGGGGGTACGACGGACGACTCTGCCTGCGCGTCAACCCAGGCATCGGCGCGGGTCACCACGAGAAGGTTCGCACGGGTGCGGACGCGAAGTTCGGCTTGCCAGCCGATCGGGCCGTCGAGACGCTCGTCGACGCCGCCGAACGCGGATTCGACGTCGTCGGGATCCACGCCCACGTCGGATCCGGCGTTTCGGGCGACGACCTCGAGGATCACCGGGCGTTCGTCTCCCGGATCGGCGACCTCGCCCGCGAGGTGGCCGGCGCCGTTGGCGGCCTCGAGTTCGTCGACGTCGGCGGCGGCTTCGGCGTCCCCTACCGGGAGGACGACCCGGCGCTCGACCTCGAGGCGGTCGCCGCGGCGACCCGCGAAGCGTTGGGTGAGGTGCCGGGATCTGCAGCCGGTGAGACGGAAACTGAAGGTGACTCCACCTTACGCAATGGTCGCAATGCACGGCTGACGATCGAACCAGGGCGCTACCTCGTCGCCGACGCGGGCGTCCTCCTGACGCGGGTGAACACCGTCAAGGACGCACCCGAGACGACGGTCGTCGGCGTCGACGCGGGGATGACCACCCTGGCGCGACCGGCGATGTACGGGTCGTTCCACGCGATCCGAAACCTCACAGTCGACGCGAACGGTCGACCGACCCGTGAGCAGACCGTCACCGGCCCCATCTGCGAGAGTTCGGACGTGTTCTGTACCGACCGTGCGCTCCCGGAAACGGTTCGAGGCGATCTGCTCGCGATCGGCAACGCGGGTGCCTACGGGTACGAGATGGCGAGCACCTACAACTCCCGTCCGCGGCCAGCGTCGGTGGTGCTCGAGGCTGACGGCGACGCGCGACTTTCCCGACGGCGAGAGACGATCGAGGACGTCGTTCGGCTCGAGCGACACGTACTAGACAGCGAGTTACAGGCCGACGAATCACCGCAGGAGGTGTCCCGATGA
- a CDS encoding M20 family metallopeptidase, which produces MTRGSDFEFDPLAFLEEAVSIPSHPDAGVGRMRDFLVETLEEHGLEPAVDEAGNVLATRGERASGDPASPASTGGDAPHYVLNTHIDTVSPHVPCEADGDAIRGRGSCDAKGQVAVLLSAFLEADPAGRVTLAITPDEEVLSTGAHALVARSDSPIRDADAVIVGEPTGLDVCTAAKGRFEGTITLSGANAHAAEPQSGVNAIAALEPVLGALETFDDRSDAPPEHPDLGSATLTPTVVDGGGATNQVPDQVRLTIDRRSVPPETTETFEGALLEHLEVAVPEAVGVDFAFTDRPTPFLEAWETDREAAVVDALVEASGGDVRPFTAATEASYFAAHAPTVVFGPGELADDEGAVAHSPREYVRRADVLAADEAVRRVLESA; this is translated from the coding sequence ATGACGAGGGGCAGCGATTTCGAATTCGATCCCCTCGCGTTCCTCGAGGAGGCCGTTTCCATCCCCTCTCACCCCGACGCGGGCGTCGGTCGTATGCGGGATTTCCTGGTCGAGACGCTCGAGGAACACGGGCTCGAGCCGGCGGTCGACGAGGCGGGGAACGTGCTGGCGACTCGAGGCGAACGGGCGAGCGGCGACCCAGCCTCACCGGCCTCGACGGGCGGAGACGCCCCCCACTACGTCCTCAACACCCACATCGACACCGTCTCCCCGCACGTCCCCTGCGAGGCCGACGGCGACGCGATCCGCGGCCGGGGTTCCTGTGACGCGAAGGGGCAAGTCGCGGTGCTACTGTCTGCATTTTTGGAGGCAGATCCCGCCGGCCGAGTGACGCTCGCGATCACGCCCGACGAGGAGGTGCTGTCGACGGGAGCCCACGCCCTCGTCGCCCGCTCCGATTCACCCATCCGGGACGCCGACGCCGTCATCGTCGGCGAGCCGACCGGCCTCGACGTCTGCACGGCCGCGAAGGGGCGCTTCGAGGGGACGATTACACTCTCGGGCGCGAACGCCCACGCCGCCGAACCGCAGTCGGGCGTGAACGCCATCGCCGCCCTCGAGCCAGTGCTCGGGGCCCTCGAGACGTTCGACGACCGCTCGGACGCACCGCCCGAACACCCCGACCTCGGCAGCGCGACGCTCACGCCGACGGTGGTCGACGGCGGTGGAGCGACGAATCAGGTGCCTGACCAGGTTCGGCTGACGATCGACCGGCGAAGCGTTCCCCCGGAGACGACCGAGACGTTCGAGGGTGCGTTGCTCGAGCACCTCGAGGTCGCTGTTCCCGAGGCCGTCGGCGTCGACTTCGCCTTTACCGATCGGCCGACGCCGTTCCTCGAGGCCTGGGAGACCGACCGCGAGGCGGCGGTCGTAGACGCCCTCGTTGAGGCCTCCGGAGGCGACGTCCGACCGTTCACGGCCGCCACCGAAGCCTCGTACTTCGCCGCTCACGCGCCGACGGTCGTCTTCGGGCCGGGTGAACTGGCAGACGACGAAGGGGCCGTCGCCCACTCGCCTCGGGAGTACGTTCGTCGTGCAGACGTGCTTGCTGCTGACGAGGCGGTGAGGAGAGTGCTCGAGTCGGCCTGA
- a CDS encoding nascent polypeptide-associated complex protein → MFGGGGGLNPRKMEQMMKQMGIDVDELDAEEVIIRTAEHDLVFTDADVTKMDARGQETYQVIGTPEERERGSAGDAGGAGGDADAGFEDDGGSSGSAIPDSDIEIVAARTGVSEDEARDALEAVDGDLAAAVDRLE, encoded by the coding sequence ATGTTCGGAGGAGGCGGCGGACTCAACCCGCGAAAGATGGAACAGATGATGAAGCAAATGGGCATCGACGTCGACGAACTCGACGCCGAGGAGGTCATCATCCGGACGGCGGAACACGACCTCGTATTCACCGACGCGGACGTCACGAAGATGGACGCACGCGGCCAGGAGACCTACCAGGTCATCGGCACCCCCGAGGAGCGCGAGCGCGGGAGCGCCGGTGACGCCGGTGGCGCTGGTGGCGACGCCGACGCCGGATTCGAGGACGACGGTGGATCCTCGGGGAGCGCCATCCCGGACTCCGACATCGAAATCGTCGCCGCCCGAACTGGCGTCAGCGAGGACGAGGCCCGCGACGCGCTCGAGGCCGTCGACGGTGACCTCGCCGCTGCGGTCGACCGACTCGAGTAA